The following coding sequences are from one Alosa alosa isolate M-15738 ecotype Scorff River chromosome 13, AALO_Geno_1.1, whole genome shotgun sequence window:
- the gpr20 gene encoding G-protein coupled receptor 20, whose amino-acid sequence MELSSTERPSSTNVTTTLCPMVTTNVSKITREPYLNRLAHLDEGLYNDFYSLWIALLVINSLIFVVGMVLNTLALYVFCFRTKPKTTSVIYTINLAITDLLVNLSLPTRIILYYSGGKCINCSYVHIFSYFVNMYCSILFLTSICVDRYLAIVQVEASRKWRSPSVAKVVCVCIWLFAVVVTYSFLTCCLTCLFALTVFEFFLPLVIIAVFTVRIVCALASPGLMQQSRERRRRAVQLLTSVLIIFTLCFTPFHMRQVLLYFNPEMPHHTVAYHVTVTLSSLNSCLDPVVYCFVTNNFQSTMKGFFRKAKAEQTSGDIVSMQKSSKGTVTAIAHSMMLMNLATAQEEQVPA is encoded by the coding sequence ATGGAGTTGTCCTCGACTGAGAGGCCTTCGTCCACAAACGTCACTACAACCCTGTGTCCCATGGTCACCActaacgtttccaaaatcacCAGAGAACCCTACTTGAATCGCCTGGCCCACCTTGATGAAGGACTCTACAATGACTTCTACAGTCTATGGATTGCACTGTTGGTCATCAACAGCCTTATCTTCGTGGTGGGAATGGTCCTCAACACGCTTGCCCTTTATGTCTTCTGTTTTCGGACCAAGCCCAAGACCACCTCCGTCATCTACACCATCAACCTGGCGATCACTGACCTTCTGGTCAACCTGTCTTTGCCCACACGCATCATACTGTACTACAGTGGTGGAAAATGCATCAACTGCTCTTATGTGCACATCTTCAGTTACTTTGTCAATATGTACTGTagcatcctcttcctcaccaGTATCTGTGTGGACCGATACCTGGCCATCGTACAGGTGGAGGCCTCGCGGAAATGGCGCAGCCCCAGCGTGGCGAAGGTGGTCTGCGTCTGCATCTGGCTGTTCGCTGTGGTGGTCACCTACTCTTTCCTGACCTGCTGTCTGACGTGCCTCTTCGCCCTGACCGTGTTCGAGTTCTTCCTGCCACTGGTGATCATTGCGGTCTTCACAGTGCGGATCGTGTGCGCGCTGGCCAGTCCTGGCCTGATGCAGCAGAGTCGTGAGCGGAGGCGGCGGGCGGTGCAGCTGCTCACCAGCGTGCTCATCATCTTCACTCTCTGCTTCACCCCCTTCCACATGCGGCAGGTGCTGCTCTACTTTAACCCTGAGATGCCGCACCATACCGTGGCGTACCACGTCACCGTAACCCTAAGCAGCCTCAACAGCTGTCTGGACCCTGTGGTGTACTGCTTTGTTACCAACAACTTCCAATCCACCATGAAGGGCTTCTTCCGCAAGGCAAAGGCTGAGCAGACCAGTGGGGACATTGTCAGCATGCAAAAGAGCTCCAAGGGAACAGTGACTGCCATTGCTCACAGCATGATGCTGATGAACTTGGCAACAGCCCAGGAAGAGCAGGTCCCTGCATAA